Proteins found in one Helicobacter colisuis genomic segment:
- a CDS encoding site-specific DNA-methyltransferase produces the protein MIQKDEAIKKGIKIIDSKETHNPLFENLKANFPQTIKDNQVDLKAIATLLGLDTKANIQGYELTFTGKALANALYSTPSQKTLKLEETFTYHNLESCKHSKESKNAENKKDSNAEAVEMRNCGFQGMSEGVALEGNDRVNDTESAISHSNATQDNAQNFIIKGDNLDVLKILKSAYSEKIKMIYIDPPYNTKNDNFIYPDNFRKDYKAILQEVGLLEIDDEGNEVESETLQFFKNIQSTRTHSGWLSFMLPRLKLARDLLREDGVIFISIDDNEQANLKLLCDEIFGEENFVACMVVESAPAGTQSSNFMAQQHSYCLVYGKSLTENTLTKIMLSKSELEKKYIEQDEFGSFYIERLWKRGIGGRKEDVPSLHFPVYFDENKNEIYIDEEGKGLKNLIKIIPYQVAGVLGRWTWSKDKMKAERHKLIVKKVNGEYKLHKKQYKEDETGKLPNSIIKSELARTELGSLELKDIMGEKIFDYPKSVKFIQFLLNFSTSDSDIILDFFAGSGTTAQAVMELNAQDKGNRKFILVQIDEEIIESKSKTAYDFCKNELGSKKPVISDITIERVKRASAKIANANPDFTICFSVLSLSDKSELITDKQGTLGLLSNAELSPFDKALNLSLQSGKTLDKPLKPIFENKLYACEDCLYLVACDKEVLEFLRKTQNEYIFIDGFEDLSLEYFLNLDSSLSDRLRIVY, from the coding sequence ATGATACAAAAAGATGAAGCGATAAAAAAAGGTATAAAAATTATAGATTCTAAAGAAACTCACAATCCCTTATTTGAAAATCTTAAAGCCAATTTCCCACAAACTATCAAAGATAATCAAGTAGATTTAAAAGCTATTGCCACTCTCTTAGGGCTAGACACAAAAGCAAATATTCAAGGCTATGAGCTTACCTTCACAGGCAAAGCTTTGGCAAATGCACTCTATAGCACACCTTCCCAAAAAACGCTAAAACTTGAAGAGACTTTTACATATCACAATCTAGAATCTTGTAAGCATAGCAAAGAATCCAAAAATGCAGAAAACAAAAAAGATTCTAATGCGGAAGCAGTTGAAATGAGAAATTGTGGTTTTCAAGGAATGAGTGAGGGAGTTGCCTTAGAGGGTAATGACCGAGTGAATGACACAGAATCCGCAATTTCTCACTCAAATGCAACGCAAGATAATGCACAAAATTTCATCATCAAAGGCGACAACCTAGATGTGCTAAAAATCCTAAAATCTGCTTATAGTGAAAAAATCAAAATGATTTATATCGATCCGCCCTACAATACAAAAAATGATAATTTCATCTATCCAGATAATTTTAGAAAAGATTATAAGGCGATTTTGCAAGAAGTGGGATTGCTAGAAATAGATGATGAAGGAAATGAGGTAGAATCTGAAACCCTGCAGTTTTTTAAAAACATACAAAGCACACGCACGCATAGTGGATGGCTATCTTTTATGCTACCACGCCTTAAACTTGCTAGAGATTTATTGCGTGAAGATGGCGTGATATTTATAAGTATAGATGATAACGAACAAGCGAATCTAAAGCTACTTTGCGATGAGATTTTTGGGGAAGAGAATTTTGTAGCGTGTATGGTTGTAGAATCTGCTCCAGCAGGAACACAGAGCTCAAATTTTATGGCACAACAACATTCCTATTGTCTAGTATATGGCAAGAGTTTAACAGAAAATACTCTCACTAAAATAATGCTTTCTAAATCTGAATTGGAAAAAAAATATATTGAACAGGATGAGTTTGGGAGTTTTTATATTGAAAGGCTATGGAAACGTGGTATTGGTGGTAGAAAAGAAGACGTTCCATCCTTACATTTTCCGGTATATTTCGATGAAAATAAAAATGAAATTTATATTGATGAAGAGGGTAAAGGATTAAAGAATCTCATAAAAATAATTCCTTATCAAGTTGCTGGAGTATTGGGCAGATGGACTTGGAGCAAAGATAAAATGAAGGCTGAACGACATAAGTTAATTGTAAAAAAAGTAAATGGAGAATATAAATTACACAAAAAACAATACAAAGAAGATGAGACAGGAAAACTACCAAACTCTATAATAAAAAGTGAATTGGCAAGAACAGAACTAGGCTCTTTAGAATTAAAGGACATTATGGGAGAAAAAATTTTTGATTATCCCAAATCTGTAAAATTTATACAATTTTTATTAAATTTTTCTACAAGTGATTCTGACATTATCCTAGACTTTTTTGCAGGAAGTGGCACGACCGCACAAGCCGTAATGGAGCTAAATGCACAAGATAAGGGCAATCGTAAATTTATATTAGTGCAAATTGATGAAGAGATTATAGAATCTAAAAGCAAAACTGCTTATGATTTTTGTAAAAATGAGCTAGGAAGCAAAAAGCCAGTCATTAGTGATATAACGATTGAGAGAGTAAAAAGAGCAAGTGCAAAGATTGCAAATGCAAACCCAGATTTTACTATCTGCTTTAGTGTGCTAAGCCTAAGCGACAAAAGCGAACTCATTACAGACAAACAAGGCACTTTAGGATTACTTAGTAACGCAGAGTTAAGCCCATTTGATAAAGCACTAAATTTGAGCCTACAAAGTGGGAAAACACTAGATAAACCCCTAAAGCCAATTTTTGAAAACAAACTTTATGCTTGTGAGGATTGCTTGTATCTCGTAGCTTGTGATAAAGAAGTGTTAGAGTTTTTACGCAAGACACAAAATGAATATATTTTCATCGATGGCTTTGAGGATTTAAGCTTAGAATATTTTTTGAATCTTGATTCTAGCCTAAGTGATAGGCTTAGGATTGTGTATTAA
- a CDS encoding AAA family ATPase yields the protein MINSIEIKNFKGIKDLKLENFSKINFFVGKANTGKTSILEALYAFLLKNPNDIMLLLDVRRMHIDSDAFQSFFYDYILEKKPTIKSDDAELIIDCDRNSQYTNISTNKNNTITDLSNGINEINFIYKNSQGKKTFNIKKIFLNLDQIQFQHSLNLEGSFVFPEINDVDFIYQGSFYDNNLREYLSKIVEEKEKKEDLKKICKDFSEDIEELYFSKNKIVIQKTNLKNAINFKLLGEGFKKYIAIQASILSEKKYILIDELENGLHYEGIEKLLNAILKTNDDVQFFITTHNLELLQKLSEILHNEREEKISVFSIYEDSENNMKAFRLTQKNLINNIKTNSEVRD from the coding sequence ATGATAAATAGCATAGAGATTAAAAATTTTAAAGGCATAAAAGATTTAAAACTAGAAAATTTTTCAAAAATAAATTTTTTTGTAGGAAAAGCAAATACTGGGAAAACTTCTATTTTGGAGGCTTTGTATGCTTTTTTATTAAAAAATCCAAATGATATTATGCTGCTTTTAGATGTTAGAAGAATGCATATTGATAGCGATGCATTTCAAAGTTTCTTTTATGATTATATATTAGAAAAAAAGCCAACCATAAAAAGCGATGATGCAGAATTAATAATCGATTGTGATAGAAATTCCCAATATACAAATATTTCTACCAATAAAAACAATACTATAACAGATCTTAGCAATGGCATTAATGAAATTAATTTTATTTATAAAAATTCTCAAGGCAAGAAAACTTTTAATATTAAAAAAATATTTCTAAATTTAGATCAAATTCAATTTCAACACTCTCTTAATTTAGAGGGTAGTTTTGTTTTTCCAGAAATTAACGATGTTGATTTCATATATCAAGGTAGTTTTTATGATAATAATTTAAGAGAATATTTAAGTAAAATAGTCGAAGAAAAAGAGAAAAAAGAGGATTTAAAAAAGATTTGTAAAGATTTTTCAGAAGATATTGAAGAGCTTTATTTTTCAAAAAATAAAATTGTAATACAAAAAACAAATTTAAAGAATGCGATTAATTTCAAACTTCTAGGAGAGGGTTTTAAAAAATACATTGCTATTCAAGCTTCAATTTTATCTGAAAAAAAATATATTTTAATAGATGAACTAGAAAATGGTCTTCATTATGAAGGTATTGAGAAACTATTGAATGCTATTTTAAAGACAAATGATGATGTGCAGTTTTTTATTACTACACATAATTTAGAATTGCTGCAAAAATTAAGTGAAATTTTACACAATGAAAGAGAAGAAAAGATTTCGGTATTTAGCATTTATGAAGATAGTGAAAATAATATGAAAGCCTTTAGGCTTACTCAAAAAAATTTAATCAATAATATAAAGACTAATAGTGAAGTAAGGGATTGA
- a CDS encoding DUF3226 domain-containing protein, translating into MVILVEGLHDQYFLQSYLEYLNITNVNVKYTNGKDGLKDHEREIVKNNNTKIIFDADDDLELAKENIKNQLGEELFAKCEIFLIPNNKDKGNLETLIENIAKEKCVLQCFDNYMECLKTLQEKNQNIKLPAKKSKVYAYNHSFGYKNGDENYKIDNTYFDLESEYLEPLKSFLLSDEL; encoded by the coding sequence ATGGTGATACTTGTTGAAGGACTGCATGATCAATATTTTTTACAAAGCTACTTAGAGTATTTAAATATTACAAATGTAAATGTTAAATATACAAATGGAAAAGATGGGCTTAAAGATCATGAAAGAGAGATTGTAAAAAATAATAACACAAAGATTATTTTTGATGCAGATGATGATTTAGAGCTCGCTAAAGAAAATATTAAAAATCAATTGGGAGAGGAACTTTTTGCTAAATGTGAAATTTTTTTAATTCCAAATAATAAAGATAAAGGGAATTTAGAAACTTTAATAGAAAATATAGCCAAAGAAAAGTGTGTCTTGCAATGCTTTGATAATTATATGGAATGCTTAAAAACATTACAAGAGAAAAATCAAAATATAAAATTACCAGCCAAAAAATCTAAAGTTTATGCATATAATCATAGTTTTGGTTATAAAAATGGTGATGAAAATTATAAAATAGATAACACATATTTTGACCTAGAAAGTGAATATTTAGAACCTCTGAAAAGTTTTTTGCTAAGTGATGAATTATAG
- a CDS encoding RBBP9/YdeN family alpha/beta hydrolase has protein sequence MQKEIQKIDRDTYFITHSLGGIATLYFLSETFESQDKGFQVGGVVLVSPFDEELKSLPIFGSFTDKKPNYQILKNVIKNRVVISAKDDVIVPTNLSYKLAKSLDADFIQTQKGGHFMESEGYTDLPLVIEVFQNFSAESKQ, from the coding sequence ATGCAAAAAGAGATTCAAAAGATTGATAGGGATACTTATTTTATTACGCATTCACTAGGTGGCATAGCAACTTTGTATTTTTTAAGTGAAACATTTGAATCACAAGATAAAGGCTTTCAAGTCGGTGGCGTGGTTTTGGTTTCTCCTTTTGATGAAGAGTTAAAAAGTTTGCCTATTTTTGGAAGTTTCACAGACAAAAAGCCAAACTACCAAATCCTAAAAAATGTGATTAAAAATCGTGTGGTGATTTCTGCCAAAGATGATGTAATCGTGCCAACTAACTTAAGCTACAAACTTGCCAAATCTTTAGACGCGGATTTTATCCAAACGCAAAAAGGCGGTCATTTTATGGAATCTGAAGGCTACACAGACTTACCGCTTGTGATAGAAGTTTTTCAAAATTTTAGTGCAGAATCTAAACAATAA
- a CDS encoding basic amino acid ABC transporter substrate-binding protein, with protein MKNFLKIFSIVLALIAFFGCEKKEEKSKVYVGMNADFAPFEYREGKNIVGFDVDLMREIAKISGIEVEFMDIQFDGLLPALELGKIDMIISGMTVTENRKKFVNFSDSYFNSTQVILVNSENQNIGNFSDLSGKVVGVALGFTGDLVVSKLPNVSVQKFNTASDLILALKSRKVEAVVLDYETAKNYAAHNQDLKLIQSDAANEEYAIAMRKDEVELLQKVNEALKKIKENGTYDTLIAKYFD; from the coding sequence ATGAAAAATTTTCTTAAGATATTTTCAATTGTTTTGGCATTGATAGCTTTCTTTGGTTGTGAAAAAAAGGAAGAAAAATCTAAAGTTTATGTAGGTATGAATGCGGATTTTGCACCTTTTGAGTATAGGGAAGGGAAGAATATCGTCGGATTTGATGTGGATTTAATGCGAGAAATTGCTAAGATTTCTGGGATTGAAGTTGAGTTTATGGATATTCAATTTGATGGGTTATTGCCTGCATTAGAATTAGGAAAAATTGATATGATTATCTCTGGTATGACAGTAACAGAAAATCGCAAAAAGTTTGTTAATTTTTCTGATTCTTATTTTAATTCTACTCAAGTTATTTTAGTAAATAGCGAAAATCAAAATATTGGAAATTTTTCGGATTTATCAGGAAAAGTAGTTGGAGTTGCGCTAGGATTTACAGGAGATTTGGTAGTGAGTAAATTGCCTAATGTATCTGTGCAAAAATTTAATACTGCATCAGATTTGATTTTGGCTTTAAAATCGCGCAAGGTGGAAGCGGTTGTTTTGGATTATGAAACTGCAAAAAATTATGCTGCTCATAATCAAGACTTAAAATTAATCCAAAGCGATGCGGCAAATGAGGAATATGCTATTGCGATGAGAAAAGATGAGGTGGAATTGTTGCAGAAAGTTAATGAAGCTTTAAAAAAGATCAAAGAAAATGGAACTTATGATACTTTGATAGCTAAATATTTTGATTAA
- a CDS encoding amino acid ABC transporter permease produces MLEYLEILKEVFINESRYWYLVEGLGFSIATTALSALIGIALGILIALMQLSTWRVLSKLAFAYVYIIRGTPVVVQLMIWANIVFVGALRDMPILLIAAIAFGINSGAYVAEIIRAGIAGLDKGQMEAARALGMGYALSMKEIIIPQAIKRILPPLVSEFIALLKETSIVGFIGGVDLLRAANIITSQTYRAIEPLLAVGIIYLILTSIFAMLMRKVEKRLKESD; encoded by the coding sequence ATGCTAGAGTATTTGGAGATATTAAAAGAAGTCTTTATTAATGAAAGCCGATATTGGTATTTGGTAGAGGGATTAGGGTTTTCCATTGCCACTACCGCGCTTTCAGCATTAATTGGAATCGCATTGGGTATTTTAATAGCATTAATGCAGCTTTCTACTTGGAGGGTTTTATCTAAACTTGCTTTTGCTTATGTGTATATCATACGCGGAACTCCTGTTGTGGTGCAATTGATGATATGGGCAAACATTGTTTTTGTGGGAGCATTGCGCGATATGCCTATTTTATTAATCGCCGCCATTGCTTTTGGGATTAATTCTGGGGCTTATGTTGCCGAGATTATTCGTGCAGGAATTGCCGGGCTTGATAAAGGGCAAATGGAAGCAGCAAGGGCTTTGGGAATGGGTTATGCCTTATCAATGAAAGAAATCATTATTCCTCAAGCTATTAAGAGAATTTTACCGCCTTTAGTGAGTGAATTTATTGCTTTATTAAAGGAAACTTCAATTGTGGGTTTTATTGGTGGTGTGGATTTACTAAGGGCTGCAAATATCATAACAAGCCAAACTTATCGGGCTATTGAGCCTCTACTTGCAGTGGGAATTATTTATTTGATTTTAACTTCTATTTTTGCGATGCTAATGCGAAAAGTTGAAAAAAGGCTAAAAGAAAGTGATTAA
- a CDS encoding amino acid ABC transporter ATP-binding protein — MIKIKDLHKKFGEIEVLKGINVEVSKGEVIAIIGPSGSGKSTFLRCINRMEDPSCGQIIIDGQNIMDKSVDINLVRQKLGMVFQHFNLFPHKKVIENIALAPMKLKKIPKEVAYKKAMDLLQKVGLVSKKDVYPNKLSGGQKQRIAIARALAMEPEIMLFDEPTSSLDPEMIKEVLDVMKDLAKEGMTMMIVTHEMGFAKNVASRILFMSEGQIIEDESPNKFFTNPKNQRVKDFLHKVLDK; from the coding sequence GTGATTAAAATAAAAGATTTGCATAAAAAATTTGGGGAAATAGAAGTTTTAAAAGGGATTAATGTAGAAGTTTCTAAAGGGGAGGTGATTGCTATTATTGGACCTTCTGGAAGTGGTAAATCTACCTTTTTGCGATGTATTAATAGAATGGAAGACCCAAGTTGTGGGCAAATTATTATTGATGGGCAAAACATTATGGATAAGTCAGTAGATATTAATCTTGTTCGCCAAAAATTAGGAATGGTTTTTCAGCATTTTAATTTATTTCCCCATAAAAAAGTGATAGAAAATATTGCTTTAGCGCCGATGAAACTCAAAAAGATTCCAAAAGAAGTGGCTTATAAAAAAGCAATGGATTTATTACAAAAGGTTGGTTTAGTTTCTAAAAAAGATGTGTATCCCAATAAGCTTTCAGGTGGGCAGAAACAAAGAATCGCTATTGCTAGGGCTTTGGCTATGGAGCCAGAGATTATGCTTTTTGATGAGCCCACTTCTTCTTTAGATCCAGAAATGATTAAAGAAGTGCTAGATGTAATGAAAGATTTGGCAAAAGAGGGTATGACAATGATGATTGTAACTCACGAAATGGGATTTGCCAAAAATGTAGCTAGTCGGATTCTTTTTATGAGCGAGGGTCAAATCATCGAAGATGAATCGCCCAATAAGTTTTTTACTAATCCAAAAAACCAAAGAGTGAAAGATTTCTTGCATAAAGTTTTGGATAAATAA
- the ligA gene encoding NAD-dependent DNA ligase LigA — translation MSYDSYLEAIKTLNLWAKHYYILDDPIVSDEEYDTLYHQIKDFETNNPTQISKDSPTQRVGDRILESFNKSEHIERMWSLDDIFNTQELQDWINRVSKGENLNFTIDPKFDGASLNLLYENGILQKATTRGDGFIGEEVTQNAKTIPSIPLSIPYKDKIEIRGECVIAKDDFEAINQERLEKGEALFANPRNAAAGSLRQLDSKITSKRKLQFIPWGVGFCQINENSFFALMEKIRSFGFIASPFSKLCSNLQAIEDSYQNLISKRDSYPITLDGMVIRIDDIALQKSLGFTIKAPRFACAYKFPAIEKKAKILDIILQVGRTGVITPVAVLEPVMIEGAKVSRATLHNFDEIKKKDILINDSVILIRSGDVIPKIIKSLPTLRDGTQKQCKIPTHCPICKSELLIEEKLIKCQNLNCKARVKNSLIHFISKKALNIDGLGKRIIDLLFELGKITKIEDIFSLQYEDLEGLEGFKDKKIHNLLNAIKQAKGVDLWRFINALGIEHIGEGASKKLANTFGDNFHHKSFEDFVALDGFGEEMANSLVEFCHVNQERINHLLTILQPKYNQNSTNANLSNQTFVITGTLSQKRETYQEILESLGAKVSSSISKKTNYLLCGEEAGSKLTKAQELGVKIIDEEEFWNLIQESKK, via the coding sequence ATGAGCTATGATTCTTATTTAGAAGCTATCAAAACACTAAATTTATGGGCTAAGCACTATTATATTTTAGATGATCCCATAGTTAGCGATGAAGAGTATGATACACTCTATCATCAAATCAAAGATTTTGAAACAAACAATCCCACACAAATTTCCAAAGATTCTCCAACCCAAAGAGTTGGGGATCGTATTTTAGAATCTTTTAACAAATCCGAACACATAGAGCGTATGTGGAGTTTGGATGATATTTTTAATACTCAAGAATTACAAGATTGGATTAATAGAGTTAGCAAGGGTGAAAATCTAAATTTTACTATTGATCCCAAATTTGATGGGGCTAGTCTCAATTTGCTTTATGAAAATGGAATATTACAAAAGGCTACCACAAGGGGTGATGGATTCATTGGAGAAGAAGTTACTCAAAATGCCAAAACCATTCCTAGCATTCCCCTTAGCATTCCCTATAAAGATAAAATAGAAATCCGTGGGGAATGCGTGATTGCCAAAGATGATTTTGAAGCTATCAATCAAGAAAGACTAGAGAAGGGGGAAGCACTTTTTGCAAATCCGCGTAATGCAGCTGCTGGAAGCTTAAGGCAATTAGATTCTAAAATCACTTCAAAGCGCAAACTACAATTTATCCCTTGGGGTGTGGGGTTTTGTCAAATTAATGAAAATAGCTTTTTTGCCCTAATGGAGAAAATCCGCTCTTTTGGATTTATAGCTTCGCCTTTCTCTAAGCTCTGCTCAAACTTACAAGCAATAGAAGATTCTTATCAAAATCTCATTTCTAAGCGCGATTCTTATCCTATCACGCTTGATGGAATGGTTATTAGGATTGATGATATTGCATTGCAAAAATCTCTAGGCTTTACCATAAAAGCTCCACGCTTTGCCTGTGCATACAAGTTTCCTGCTATTGAAAAAAAGGCAAAAATTTTAGACATTATTTTGCAAGTTGGCAGAACAGGAGTTATTACCCCTGTGGCTGTTTTGGAGCCAGTGATGATCGAGGGAGCAAAGGTTAGCCGCGCAACCCTGCATAACTTTGATGAAATCAAAAAAAAAGATATTTTAATCAATGATTCCGTGATTCTTATTCGCAGTGGAGATGTGATACCAAAAATCATTAAATCACTGCCTACCTTGCGTGATGGCACACAAAAGCAATGCAAAATACCAACGCACTGCCCTATTTGCAAAAGTGAGCTACTTATTGAAGAAAAACTCATCAAATGCCAAAATTTAAACTGCAAAGCAAGGGTGAAAAACTCACTTATTCACTTTATAAGCAAAAAGGCGCTTAATATTGATGGGCTTGGCAAAAGAATCATTGATTTACTCTTTGAGCTTGGAAAGATTACCAAAATTGAAGATATTTTTTCGCTTCAATATGAAGATTTAGAGGGCTTGGAGGGATTCAAAGACAAAAAGATTCATAACCTTTTAAATGCTATCAAACAGGCTAAAGGGGTTGATTTGTGGCGTTTTATCAATGCACTAGGAATCGAACATATTGGCGAGGGAGCAAGCAAAAAACTTGCAAACACTTTTGGCGATAACTTCCATCATAAGAGCTTTGAAGACTTTGTGGCACTTGATGGCTTTGGGGAAGAAATGGCAAACTCACTTGTAGAATTTTGCCATGTCAATCAAGAAAGAATCAATCATCTTCTAACAATTCTACAGCCCAAATACAATCAAAATAGCACCAATGCAAATCTTAGTAATCAAACCTTTGTCATCACTGGCACACTCTCACAAAAAAGAGAGACTTATCAAGAGATTTTAGAATCACTTGGCGCAAAAGTCTCTAGTAGCATCTCCAAAAAGACAAATTATCTGCTTTGTGGAGAAGAGGCAGGATCAAAGCTCACTAAGGCTCAAGAACTCGGTGTAAAAATCATTGATGAAGAAGAATTTTGGAATCTTATTCAAGAATCCAAAAAGTAG
- the luxS gene encoding S-ribosylhomocysteine lyase yields the protein MPLLDSFKVDHKKMPAPAVRLGKVMHTPKGDEICVFDLRFCKPNVEILSQEGIHTLEHLFAGFMREHLNSDKVEIIDISPMGCRTGFYMSLIGKPSPEAVKNAWEASMKDILEVNEIPEANELQCGTYKMHSLEAAKEIAKDTLSKGIGIMDNESLKLNL from the coding sequence ATGCCACTCCTAGATAGCTTCAAAGTTGATCACAAAAAAATGCCTGCTCCAGCAGTGCGACTAGGTAAAGTTATGCACACTCCAAAAGGTGATGAAATTTGTGTCTTTGATTTACGCTTTTGCAAACCCAATGTGGAGATTTTAAGTCAAGAGGGAATCCACACTCTAGAGCATCTCTTTGCGGGTTTTATGCGCGAACATTTAAATAGCGATAAAGTTGAAATTATCGATATTTCCCCTATGGGTTGTCGCACGGGATTTTATATGAGTTTAATTGGCAAACCAAGTCCTGAAGCTGTGAAAAATGCTTGGGAAGCAAGTATGAAAGATATTTTAGAAGTAAATGAAATTCCAGAAGCTAATGAACTGCAATGTGGCACTTACAAAATGCACTCTTTAGAGGCTGCCAAAGAAATCGCAAAAGATACGCTAAGTAAGGGAATTGGGATTATGGATAATGAATCATTAAAGCTTAATTTATGA
- the mutY gene encoding A/G-specific adenine glycosylase: protein MNLPLLHSNILLWYEQKGRKSLPWRDKTANHRAYRVLVSEVMLQQTQVKTILERFYFPFLEKFPTLETLSKAKEEEVLLQWRGLGYYTRARNLLKCAKICCQSHKGILPKDIESLQKLPGIGRYTAGAIACFGYDSAVSFVDSNIKRILARFFALQSPSPKLLESEAKTILNPQEPFNHNQALLDIGATLCTPKNPKCTQCPLQSFCQGKENPIFYTPTKKTALLKQVLDIGIFIHDSKFALTKSQTKLYYNLYNFPFISPLKSLQTKKLGILKHSYTKYNLTLHLYLLQSQELLQQTQQKIEFFTQEELKNLPISSMTLKILDFLKKSTIN, encoded by the coding sequence ATGAATTTACCCCTTTTGCATTCTAATATTCTTTTGTGGTATGAACAAAAGGGGCGCAAATCTCTTCCTTGGCGAGATAAAACAGCAAATCATCGCGCTTATAGGGTTTTAGTTAGTGAGGTTATGCTGCAACAAACTCAAGTTAAAACGATTCTAGAGCGCTTTTATTTTCCTTTTTTAGAAAAATTTCCCACTCTAGAAACTCTCTCTAAGGCTAAGGAAGAAGAAGTTTTATTGCAATGGCGCGGACTTGGATATTACACTCGCGCTAGAAATCTCTTAAAATGCGCCAAAATTTGCTGTCAATCCCATAAAGGTATTTTGCCCAAAGATATAGAATCTCTCCAAAAACTTCCAGGAATTGGTCGCTACACTGCAGGTGCAATTGCTTGTTTTGGCTATGATAGCGCAGTGAGTTTTGTTGATTCTAATATCAAGCGTATCTTAGCGCGATTCTTTGCTTTACAATCCCCTAGCCCAAAACTCCTTGAATCAGAGGCAAAGACAATCCTTAACCCACAAGAACCTTTTAATCACAATCAAGCCCTTTTAGATATTGGTGCTACTCTTTGCACTCCCAAAAATCCCAAATGCACACAATGCCCACTCCAGTCCTTTTGTCAAGGCAAAGAGAATCCTATATTCTACACACCCACCAAAAAAACTGCCTTGCTAAAACAAGTTTTAGATATTGGTATCTTTATTCACGATTCCAAATTTGCCTTAACCAAAAGCCAAACCAAGCTTTATTATAACCTTTATAATTTTCCCTTTATCTCACCTCTCAAATCTCTCCAAACTAAAAAGCTAGGAATCCTCAAACACTCTTATACCAAATACAATTTAACACTTCATCTCTATTTACTACAATCTCAAGAACTACTCCAGCAAACCCAGCAAAAAATTGAATTCTTTACCCAAGAAGAACTAAAAAATCTCCCTATTTCAAGTATGACTTTAAAAATTTTAGACTTTTTAAAGAAAAGCACTATTAATTAA
- a CDS encoding LLM class flavin-dependent oxidoreductase, which produces MQSGIFTLIENWNNNEAESILNALEIIKYCDTLGLDEAWIGEHHFNNFTLCSAITTLISAALAQTQNIKIGSAAILLPHYHPIQIAEEIATLDLLSKGRFLFGFARGAFPIFNIERGNNPESNREIMLENAEIVHQLLFKEQVNFSGNYFEINNVSIRPHPHGLIPFYVASNNDETLQKAATLGHNFLGSLTLQENRAQQIHQIFKNNHPKKYKFTLTRAFCVDENREVAEEKAQMGVDIFTQCMLKANESNPTFESIIKTSDYEDFRAEFFNKDKILKTMIVGTPSDCIEQILEIKKQFMPDSLALKLLSPSLEDSKNILKIYKETILPNL; this is translated from the coding sequence TTGCAAAGTGGCATCTTTACACTCATAGAAAACTGGAATAACAATGAAGCAGAATCTATTCTGAACGCTTTAGAAATAATCAAATATTGTGATACACTAGGCTTAGATGAAGCTTGGATTGGAGAACATCATTTTAATAATTTTACGCTTTGTTCTGCGATTACAACTCTAATTAGCGCCGCACTTGCACAAACTCAAAATATCAAAATAGGGAGTGCAGCTATTTTACTTCCACACTATCACCCCATTCAAATTGCAGAAGAAATTGCAACACTTGATTTACTCTCTAAAGGGCGTTTTCTCTTTGGATTTGCAAGAGGTGCATTCCCTATCTTTAATATTGAGAGGGGTAATAACCCAGAAAGTAACCGCGAAATTATGCTAGAAAATGCAGAAATTGTGCATCAATTGCTTTTTAAAGAACAAGTTAATTTTAGTGGAAATTATTTTGAAATTAATAATGTAAGTATCCGCCCTCACCCACACGGTTTGATTCCTTTTTATGTTGCAAGCAATAATGATGAAACTCTCCAAAAAGCAGCTACCCTGGGACATAATTTTCTTGGCTCTTTAACGCTGCAAGAAAATCGCGCACAACAAATTCATCAAATCTTCAAAAACAATCATCCCAAAAAATATAAATTCACACTCACAAGGGCGTTTTGTGTAGATGAGAATCGTGAAGTTGCTGAAGAAAAAGCACAAATGGGCGTGGATATTTTCACACAATGTATGCTTAAAGCCAACGAAAGTAATCCAACTTTTGAATCCATTATCAAAACAAGTGATTATGAAGATTTTAGAGCGGAATTCTTTAACAAAGACAAAATACTTAAAACAATGATTGTTGGAACTCCTAGCGATTGTATCGAGCAAATCTTAGAAATCAAAAAGCAGTTTATGCCTGATTCTCTAGCGCTTAAACTTCTCTCACCAAGCCTTGAAGATTCTAAAAATATTTTAAAAATTTATAAAGAAACAATCCTTCCAAATCTCTAA